The Candidatus Sericytochromatia bacterium region CCAGTTGCTGGTACAGCTGGAGGGGTACCGGAGTTCCGTGGCGGAGGCGGCCGCTCTGCTGCATCTGCTTGGCCAGGTGCCGGCCATGGTCCGCAAAATGGTCGCCCTGCCCGAGGGCGAGCGAGATGCCGCCGTGTTCACTCTGCGTCATCGCCTGGCCGCCCCCGACGCGATCGACCTGGAGGCGCAGCTGGAGAAGCCACTTGCCGCGCTCGCCAGGCTCACGCAGCGGCGCGATGCCGCCTTTGCCCGGCTGGCGCGCGCGGAGGCCCAAACGCCGGCCGAAGCGGCGATCGCCTCGGACCACAAGGTGGAGCTTGCCGCCCTTCGCACCCGCTGGCGCCGCATCGGGCTGCTGCGGGACGCGCTCTTGAGCACCAACCTGACCCACGCGACGCCCGAGGCGCAGGCGCGGGTCGAGGCGGACTGTGCCGCGCTGGAAGGCCTGGCGGCCGACCCCACGGGAGGCGAGGATGCCTTCCTGGCGCAGTTGACCGAGGTACGTCGACGCCTGGAGGCTCCCGTGGCGGCGGAACGCTCCTGGCATCGTCTGGCCTCCGAATGTCTGAAGCTGATGTCTCACGAGGAGGCTTCCTTCACGGATGTGCCCGTGGCGGGCCAGGCGCTCCGCCGCGCGTCGAACGCCAAGGCCCGGGTGCTGATCGAGCGCCTGTTGCTGGCAGGCCTCAGCCCCGATCACGAGGCAGCCTGGCTGCCCTGCCTGGCCCGCTTGCAGGCCGCCCTGCAGGGCGAGCCCGAGGCGATGCCGCTGCCCCAGGTCGTGGGCGAACTGATGACCCTGCCGCTGGCCTGAACGGGTTGCCCGCGCCTTGTCAGCAGGCGGATGGGCCTGGGGCTCCATTCGGATGATGCCTCAGCGCCTCGTTTACGTTCGATGGGCCCGGGTAAGTTACTGACAAGTAAGGGCTGTACAACAGAAGGTTATCTCGTCCTGAAGCCTGTCCCAAGGCTTGTGTCAGGAGCCGAGTTGGTGGACACCACAGCCCGCTGCGAGGGAGCCCCGCGCATGGACAACCGCATCACCCCCCGCCCCGCCCTGGGTGCCGTTCCGCTTCCGGGTACCCTGCCCCCAGGCTCTCAGGCGGCTGCCAGGCCGGAGCCGGGCGCGCGCCTGAACACTCAGGACGCCTTCAACGCCAGCGCTGCCTCCCGCACGCCTCCCGCGACCAGCGCGACGCCGCCTGTACCGGCTGCCGCCGCACCGCGCGCCGACCAGAGCGTCTCGATCGATCCGGCAAAGTGGGCTGAAGTGCCGATCGAAGCCGTCAGTCTGACGCTGGCCGACGCCAAGCTGGAGGGTCTGACCGAAGCCGAGGCCCAGACCGTCTCCCGGGCGCTGGAGCGCGTTCGCGAGATCGGACAGGCGATCGGCCGCGGTGAGGCGCCCGGTGCCTTCCAGGCCGAGCTGTTCGCGCTGAAACATACCCTGGCCGATCCCGGCAAGGCCGGCAACATGCCGCTGGCGACGGCGGGGGCTCAGATCATCGCGCAGGCGGAGGCGTTCAAGGCCACTGCGGCGATGACTATCAAGGAGGGCGAGGCGGCCCTGGCCACGTCGTCCGACCCGGCGGCGCTGGCGCGCGAAGGCGTGGCCCTGACGGCGCGCTATCGGGTAATGGTCCAGCTGGAGCGGGCCCTGTTCGATGCGAACCTGAGCGGCTTGTCGCCCGAGGCGCAGCAGCAGGCGCTGGAACAGCTTGGCGCCCTGCGGGAGACCGCCACCGGTCTGGCGCAGGGTTCGTTGGAGCCGCTGGCGGCGGACGTGCGCGTTTCGGAAGCGGCGGAGCGCTTGCGGGCGATCGCCCCGCAGGCGACTGCTGCCGCGGCCCCCGCGCCGACCCAGCGTGCTCAGGATGCGGTGCAGCAAGGCAAGCGGCAACTTCAGCAAAAGCTGGCGGCGCTGGATGAGAAGCTGTTCAAGGGCGCCTCGCCGGAAACCATTGCCCGCGAGCGGGCCAGCCTCCTGAACACGGCAGAGGCGCTGGTGACCCTGGGAGACACGCTGGCGAGCACCCGGCCACCCTTCTCCGGCCCCGCGCGGGCCGAGTACCAGAAGGCCGTCGAACGGGTTGCCTCGCTGGCCGAAGCCCTGGGCAGCGGCCAGGCACCCGCTGAACTGCGCAGCACCCTGTTCGTGACCGCCCAGAGCCTGCGCGATCCGGTCGGTAGCCTGGTCAATCCCGCCATCCAGGCGGCCGCCGGTGCCATCCAGGTGATCGGGCAGAAGGAAATGGATCTGGAAATGGCGCGCACCGCCTTGTTCGAGGCTGCGGCCCGTGATCCGCAGGCCACCCAAGATGCCCTCGGTCAGTTGCACCGTCGCCTGGAGGATCTGGAATCGATGCGTCAGACCCTCGAGTCGGTCGACTACGCCGCATTGCGGGCCGACCAGGCGCCGCAGGTGAGCACGCTGATCGGGCGGATGCAGGCGATCGCCGAGCGCGTTGCCAGTGGGGAGGTGCAGCCGGCCGAACGGGCCGAATTCGAGTCTCTGGGCAAGCAACTGCGTGAGCTGACCCGCCCCGCCGCCGCACCTCCCGCGCCGGTGCTGCCGCCCCCGGCCACCGCCGCCGCGCCTCTCGCGCCGGTGTTGCCGCCGCTGGTCGTGCCCGCGCCTGCCACCGCGGCCGTGCCGATTCCACAGCCGCCGGCTGGGCCGGCGCCCGCTGCTCCCGTGAACTACACGGTCAAGAAGGGGGATTACCTGAGCAAGATAGCCCGTGAGAAACTCGGTGACGCCAACCGCTGGAAGGAAATCGTCGCGCTGAACCAGGACAAGTATCCCAGCCTGAAAACCAACCCGGACCTGATTCAGCCGAACTGGGTGCTCAAGATGCCAGGCAAACAGGAGACCGCCCGCCCAGCGGCCGCCCCTACGGCGCCCGCTGCCCCGACTCTGCCTGCCCCGAACGCCCCAGGCCAAGCGCCCACCAGCGCGGCGCCTTCCGCTCCGAGCGCGCCGGTTCCATCCGCGCCGACCACGCAGCCTCAGACGCCCGCCGGCCCCGTGCCTTCCGCGGTGGCACAGGTGCCCAGCACCCCGGTTCAGCCTGCCGCGAGCGCACCGCCCCAGTCCGCGCCGACCACGCAGCCCCAGACGCCCGCCGGTCCCGTGCCGCCCGCGGTCGCACAGGTGCCCAGCACCCCGGTGGCGCCTGCCCCTCCTGCTCCCGGAGTCGGAAACGAGGCGGCGGCTGCGCCAGTCGAAGGGGGAGCACGTCCGGCTGTCCCCAGCCCGGCCCCCGCTCGGCCACTATCCGCCGAGGACCGGGCGCGGGCCGACCTGGACCGCTTCCTGGCCGTTCCCGACAACCGGAAGCCAGACACGCTTCGGCGCGCGGTCGTGCGTGAACCCGCCATCTTCCAGGTCGCGTCACCCGAGCAGAAGGCCCGGGTGCTGGCCATGCTGGTCGAGGGCCTGACCCTCAAGGCAGACCGCTCGGGGGCGGCCGCGATCGTCGACATGGCATTGGAACGCAATGAATTGCCAGCCGTGCTGCAAGCTGCCGAG contains the following coding sequences:
- a CDS encoding LysM peptidoglycan-binding domain-containing protein, whose protein sequence is MDTTARCEGAPRMDNRITPRPALGAVPLPGTLPPGSQAAARPEPGARLNTQDAFNASAASRTPPATSATPPVPAAAAPRADQSVSIDPAKWAEVPIEAVSLTLADAKLEGLTEAEAQTVSRALERVREIGQAIGRGEAPGAFQAELFALKHTLADPGKAGNMPLATAGAQIIAQAEAFKATAAMTIKEGEAALATSSDPAALAREGVALTARYRVMVQLERALFDANLSGLSPEAQQQALEQLGALRETATGLAQGSLEPLAADVRVSEAAERLRAIAPQATAAAAPAPTQRAQDAVQQGKRQLQQKLAALDEKLFKGASPETIARERASLLNTAEALVTLGDTLASTRPPFSGPARAEYQKAVERVASLAEALGSGQAPAELRSTLFVTAQSLRDPVGSLVNPAIQAAAGAIQVIGQKEMDLEMARTALFEAAARDPQATQDALGQLHRRLEDLESMRQTLESVDYAALRADQAPQVSTLIGRMQAIAERVASGEVQPAERAEFESLGKQLRELTRPAAAPPAPVLPPPATAAAPLAPVLPPLVVPAPATAAVPIPQPPAGPAPAAPVNYTVKKGDYLSKIAREKLGDANRWKEIVALNQDKYPSLKTNPDLIQPNWVLKMPGKQETARPAAAPTAPAAPTLPAPNAPGQAPTSAAPSAPSAPVPSAPTTQPQTPAGPVPSAVAQVPSTPVQPAASAPPQSAPTTQPQTPAGPVPPAVAQVPSTPVAPAPPAPGVGNEAAAAPVEGGARPAVPSPAPARPLSAEDRARADLDRFLAVPDNRKPDTLRRAVVREPAIFQVASPEQKARVLAMLVEGLTLKADRSGAAAIVDMALERNELPAVLQAAERQGQLAHILNDMGDEAEGRNLSAALINTGVYREEFVWRAFDDDAVRGLLVELGFQAPMIGSSEALSALSEEARHHMVKQLTSGYMSVDELDMARWLNAHNQNPVVLPEFNAGIDASTSGG